A window of the Lactuca sativa cultivar Salinas chromosome 5, Lsat_Salinas_v11, whole genome shotgun sequence genome harbors these coding sequences:
- the LOC111891539 gene encoding myb-related protein 306, whose translation MGRPPCCDKVGVKKGPWTPEEDIILVSYIQEHGPGNWRSVPTNTGLLRCSKSCRLRWTNYLRPGIKRGNFTDQEEKMIIHLQALLGNRWAAIASYLPQRTDNDIKNYWNTHLKKKLHKIQGDSSDLENHHRSNGSNSSSFSQTAMPKGQWERRLQTDIHMAKQALCEALSLDNKSINLPELSSSTVSRNPSSITTNPSSQIHQQVAIPPTQTNQGATTYASSADNIARLLPNWMKKPQKSSQTSSESISTTDQTHNSFDGVQFTSPPSEGFDNSLQFGLNNYSNYSNISDGSPSVSPETSLFQDESKPNTKNAQFPPLTFLEKWLLDDATAQVHEDNLMNLCLEETDALF comes from the exons ATGGGAAGGCCACCTTGTTGTGACAAAGTAGGAGTGAAGAAAGGGCCATGGACTCCAGAAGAAGATATAATCCTTGTATCTTATATTCAAGAACATGGTCCTGGTAACTGGAGATCTGTTCCTACCAATACCG GTTTGCTAAGATGCAGTAAAAGTTGCAGACTTAGATGGACGAATTATCTCCGGCCAGGTATCAAACGCGGCAACTTCACCGATCAAGAGGAGAAGATGATCATCCATCTGCAAGCCCTTCTTGGTAACAG ATGGGCAGCAATAGCTTCTTATCTTCCACAAAGAACAGATAACGATATCAAGAATTACTGGAACACCCATCTGAAGAAGAAGCTTCACAAGATCCAAGGCGACTCATCTGACCTAGAAAACCATCATCGTTCAAATGGGTCAAACTCATCATCATTCTCACAAACTGCCATGCCTAAAGGTCAATGGGAGAGAAGGCTCCAAACTGATATCCACATGGCTAAACAAGCCCTCTGTGAAGCTTTATCTCTCGACAACAAATCCATCAATCTGCCTGAATTATCCTCGTCTACGGTTTCAAGAAATCCCTCATCAATCACTACAAACCCTAGTTCACAAATACACCAACAAGTGGCCATACCTCCTACACAGACAAATCAAGGTGCAACTACTTATGCTTCAAGTGCGGATAACATTGCACGATTGCTCCCAAACTGGATGAAGAAGCCCCAAAAATCTTCACAGACGAGCTCGGAAAGTATCAGCACCACTGATCAGACTCACAACTCTTTCGATGGGGTGCAGTTTACCAGTCCTCCGAGTGAAGGCTTTGATAACTCACTGCAATTTGGGCTCAACAACTACTCAAACTACAGCAATATTTCAGATGGTTCTCCATCGGTTTCGCCCGAAACAAGTTTATTCCAAGATGAAAGCAAACCAAACACCAAAAATGCTCAATTTCCTCCTCTTACTTTCCTAGAGAAATGGCTTCTTGATGATGCTACTGCTCAAGTACATGAAGATAACCTTATGAATCTTTGTTTAGAAGAAACTGATGCCTTGTTTTAA